The genomic region CTCGTTCCCTTTGCAACAATTGGCGTGGCCATAACCTGCACCGCGCACCAGTAAGTATGTTATCATGATAGAATTTTTTTGTAGCGTTTAATGGTTAACGTAACGTGCGGCGGGCTGAGCAGGTGCAAAatgcttcttttgttttcagtTACAGCTGTTAGGTTGTTGAAGTGTCTGATAAAATcgtaataaatattttaaatagaaatctCCTAACGCTGCACTTTTCGCACTCACTTTGACCTAGCTCCAAACACAcccattatttaaaaaaacaaacaaatattacaaatatttaaaaaaaaaacagcatcgttttcatttgcttcagTGTGTGAGCAGCCAGGGAGGggccgtcgctgccgccgaGTGTCACCAATATCAGATGTCCACGAGCATATTCTGCAGCTGCGGGAAACTGGAAACGACGACCAAGTTCTCCGGCAGGCTGCGGATGATGAGCAGCCATCTCTTACACTCCAGGCACTTCTTCTGGCGTTCCTCGCGGCTCACGTCGACACCGATCGTGCAGGCGCCTAGCGGGTCCGTGTTTTCGCGAATCACCGGTAGGAAGTTGGGCAGGATGTCGCGCAGCGTATCGCACGCCCGGGCACAGTGGCTGTGTGGGCGACAGACAgaggaaaaccggaaaagatGATCAGTGCTTACGTTTGATCCACGATACGAGCCGTTGTCATACAGTTTCAAAGTATAGCAAGAAGTGGAAAAGAACAAGacctcgcacacatacacacaggggCGCGCGCCCAAGCACAAACACGttggaaaaagggaggaaagaatTAATATCCACCATCATGGATTGcgccgcgtggcgtggcaatcGGGATTGGTTTCTTCCgaggaaaagaaggggggAAGTGGTTGCATGAAATCCTACTGCTAGTGTGCCAAGCAGCCAGCGCCAGctaggaaaatggaaaaggaagaggaaggacgtaaggcaaaaaaaaacaccggaaaCAACAACCATCCAGGACACTTCAAACCGTCACCGAAGCGACAAGGGCTGCCGCGCAAAGCGGTAATAGATACTTTTACATAATCTTCCAATCAATGTTCCCAATCCATGTGCAGCAACCCCATGGAGGCAGCATCAAATCGGTCAGAGCATAGCAAGGGCAGGGGTTTAGGGGCGCGAATATGATTCCATTCGCTCATCCGTTGGTTCGCACTCGTCCTACCTAGCCTAACACATtacgcgtatgtgtgcgtatgtgtgtatgtgtaagtGACACACGTTTCCGTCAACAAATCAGACATCTTtctggaaagggaaagggggagacTGGTCTGCGCCCGATGGCCTGCAGCTTATGTACAGCGACGGCGGCATATATCCGCACACCGTACGGTAGTgaatgctgctactgttgctgctgctgctgctgctgcagccgtcGACTGGTTCTATTTATTGTACCGTACCAGCAAAACAGTGGTGTGTACGGCGCAACCATTTCACGATGGCCAGCGATGGAGAAAATGTCATTATTTGCTCCGGTGACCAACGGACGGGGGAAAACTCGCCCTTGGGGACTGCTCTTCCGCTGATACGCAGGACGGTGCTCAGGCCCATAGCATGCCACAGGCAGAGAGCCAGGCAGGCCGCAGAGCCATAGGCAAATCCGGAACAACCCAATTTAATTCGTTAGACCGGACGACCGAGCTCATCTCTCGATTGATCGGTCTGCCTGCGTGCTTAATTTTAGTTGCTGTTGCCATACTTGTTGGTTACCCGCTCCATTTGTGGGGTGTGCTTGATAcgcaaaacaaggaaaaataGGGGAAAGCTCCCAGACAGCAACGTCacttcatcaacagcagccacacTAAATGTTACTACATTACCATCAACTAGCATGACTGTCATGGTCTCGGTGGCTTTCTGTAAATATCACATTTCGTGGAGCGGCATCACGCGCAATTCACGGACAAACCGCTCGGACCCTTTAAACAGGAAAAATGTTACACACGGTATCCCTTTGGCATCGTGGTCTCAAATCTGGCGCTCCTCCCTCCGTGTTTACGCGAACAGCCATCGGTGTAGACCAGTCTATACCGGCTCCCTAGAGTCTGCTGCGGGAAGGAGTGACTTCGTGGTGCGCGCTGCACGAATAGCGGCCCTCCCGTCCGATAGGGAGGGAGACGAATAAGCAACCCCTTGCCTTCgtcgttctttttttgtagAACTCAGCCAAAGAGTGAAGAGGGTGAaggggagaagagagagagagagaggagagagagagagagagagagagagagagagagagaataagaTGAACAGGAGAAGTTCGAATCTGTTCGAAAACAACGGATCTGTCCGTGAAGGGATCAAAATCTGGCAGCCATTTCATTCCCCATTTTCGTATAAAATGACGAATCAGTTCGCCGCCAAGTGGGCAATGCGCTTGCAGTCATCATCAAGAGAGTAACGGTagatgaaatggaatattCCACTCTTCCCAAGCTTGAACCCCCCGCGGACATTTCCCATACAAAAATACCCGATTTTGTATGGGATTTGAAATGGTGTGCGGGGGAGGTTTGGTGGGCAGTCCAATGAATTGCTAGTGCAGCTGCTCTGGAGCCTATTTGGCCGGTCCACTATTTAGCGCTCATGTCCTTGCGAGGGAGAGCCCGCACTGCGTAACGCATGTAACGATGACGAGCTTTCAGCAAGCACACAATTTACCACGAGATGCACGCAATATTGGACACAATTTGTTCTTGCAACCAATTcccaaaagatgaaaaattgttgaaagatgaaaaaaagatggattttgatgaaaaaaaaagatgaatttTATATGAGTTTTCGATTTATATGACGTGCAGATTATACACCTAAAATATTGTAGTATGTAATGTAAGTAGTATGTAATGTACAGTATGTAATGTAAGTGAGCTCTCAGTTCATTGTCACATAATGATCACGCatgtttttcgatttcaggctaaaatgaaaaaccgaTGATCCTAGTTCGCATTGCCGACGTGACAGTCGATTGTATATATGAATTAAAACCGTATTAATGCCCTAACCATCCCAAATTATGGCTTCATGAACATGAAATAGAAGGTGAAATTATATTCAAATATGTGTTAAGGTTTTCTttacaattgaaaaaaaatatggatgGTAGTATAAAAAAGGCATTTGAAAGTAAATAAAGGTTGTTTATGATAatgctgaaaaaaaaagattcatgATAGCAGACGTCACAGCCGATACGGAGCTGTGCAAGACGGTTGTGCGGCTTACAACTACCATCAGAACTGTACGGCATGATTTCAGCAACACTGAGTTTGAGGAGGTGAGTGAGCCAAGCCGATGGATTTCAGATTCCATCGGGAGCAACAGGCACACTATGTTGGCCAACGAACAAATTTCGCGCGCTGCATGTCGTGCGTATCCGATTCTTCGAGAGtcgcgagaaaaagagaaattgGTACTTACAATTTGACCTCACTCTGCAACATATCATACAGCTTAGGCAGCAACAATACGCACATATCAAGTGTCCATTGGAAGCTAGATGGGCAAAGCACAatgggaaacggaaaacgggtTAGTGTGTGTGCCCGGCTGGCGTACCGCCTGCCTCTCGATCGTGCTGACACTTACGTCTTTTCCAGCATGGCTCCGAGTAAGTCGACTAGTATTTGATTATCGGGTATTTGCACGGCTGCCTTCAGCGCACCAATTACGTTGCCCTCCGACGTATAGCGACGGATTGCCACAAGCAGTGCGTTCCGGTTCTTGAGCGTTTGCATGATAGTGTGGTGTTCATGGTGTAGCACCTTAAGCTCAAACTCGTCCGTGGCTCCCGTTGCCGACCAACTACCGATGCCGATACCGTCTCCAAACCCGTTGCCATTCTCGTGCAGTGGATGGCTCTCGCTAAGGCCCTTAAtaaggtggccaccaccatttgtCGGCATACTGCTGGCCGAGCTCGAGTGCATGACGACGCTTGGTTGGCGTGGCCCACCGTGGAAGTTGTTGGTGCTACGTTCATGCCCATGCCGCATGTCTAGCGACGTTTTTGAACGCACTACCGGCTTTGTTACGATCTCTACCTTGATGTTGCCGTTGTGCGACGAAGCCGCACCATTCGAGCGCTGATGCCGGTCGGTGCCGTATTGCCTGCCGCTACTGATCTGTGCGCTGTCGCTGCGGTGCAtcttgttgctactgctgctgctgccgctgttgccgctgccaccTTGCTGATAGTAGCCCGCCGATTGTGATGGCGGGTGATGATTGCTACGAATCGGTGAGTAGCCGCGACTGATGGGTTTTCGAAACGTCACTGGCTCCAGCCCTGGATACAACTCAAGCGTACTTTTCGAATGCGGGAGCGCGGAACTGATCTGCCCATGGTTGCTAGTCGAGCGGCTGCTCATCGCTAGTCGGCGCTGCTCGGCCAAGGAGCTGCGGATACTATTGGACGAGGTTGTTCCGTCCTGTCGGCCACGACCGCTAGTGGTTGCCCGGCCTGTCCCAGAACCGGCGTTTCCAATGGTGGCACTCGCTGACTGCATGCCcgaaccaccaacagcaccctTTGGTGCATAGTCCGGTGGTTGTGCAGCAGTAACTGGGAAGTCTTCCTTGTGCGGCTTTAGCAAACCGCCATTATTTTGAGGAACATAGTCCAgcgccgtgctgctgctaggacCGACGGTGCTAGGTACTCCAACGGTATCAAGTGAAGTAGTGGACGTCGCAGGGGAAGGTCGGCGCATTCGTACCGCTTCACCCAACACCACTTGCGAAGACCGTTGGTCACTGGCAGTTGCACTAGTTGCAAACGCAGGCACATCTTCCTCGTCGATTATTTCGATGCTCAGATTGGGTGACATTCTAccgccaccactagcaccgtTCGAGCCGCTACATTCGTCGAAGCCAGTCaggttggcggtggcggaaccTGCCGTATTACCGTCTGACCCTGACCCAGACGCGGTGCCCATACGGTCGACTCCAATTGAAAGCCGTAGCTTGCCGCTGCCCCGGTTGAAACTTTTGCGTGACGAATGATTGTAGGTGAACGTTTGATTGGTGTTTGATGGCGCTACGCGCAACGCCCCCAGTCTACTGAATGGAACTGCATGGATTGCTACCACGCCACCCTCGTATGTACCGTAGAGGAGCTCCTGGCCAGCGTTGTGCATATCGCCCAGCTGCCACGGTGCCGCTGGATCGCCCGCGTTTagctcgatccgatcgaacTCCTGGTCCGGCTCCCAACCGATGGCAGTGATACCGGCGGCCGTCCCGACGAACAGGACCTTGCCGCTCTCGTCGAACGTGACGCATCGTACCGGCTGcccattgctgctggctggtgtcgCTGCGGACGTCGGCATCGTCCTCGTCAACAGCTTGAACTGCTCCAGATCGTACAGATCGACCGTGCCGTCGTGACGGCCTGCCGCCATTAGCAGATCCGACGGGTGATACTGGACGAAGGTAGCGTGCGTTGGCCGCTCCGAAAACTCCCTAAACTTACTACTCATCCGAATATCCCAGATGATGACACTGCCTGTTGGTTTGTGAATGTGGGTGGGGTGGATATGAGACGATGGAAACAAACGACACATTAGTACACCTTTCTTAGTGCCCGGAGAGCGATAGGCATTACTACCTTCGTGGCCGGCCGATGCGATCCACAGACCGTCGGGCGAGAACTTGACCGAGTTAACGTGTGACATGTGGCCACGGTACCGCTTGACGCACTGCTTCTCCCGGATATCCCACAGTCGGATCGTGGTGTCGTTGCTGCCGGACACGGCGTAATTGTCGTTCATCGGGTACACATCTAGTGTGCGGACGCTCTTCATGTGGCCGTATAGCGACGTCGACTCACCGACATTCAGGTTCCACAATTTGATGACACCAGTATCGTCCGCCGAAAAGACGAAGTCGTCCGAGTAGGCAAACTTGACGCACTCAATCGACGAATTGTGTCCCTGAAGTGTCTGCgggaaggaagtggaagaacgtgagagcgaacgatcgcgagTGAGATGCGCAACAAGAAATGCGACCGACACAGCCGAAGGCTTACCATAGAGCACTGTTTGCTGCTGAAGGCCCATAGCTTAATGTTGCGATCCTGGCCGCCCGTTACCAGCACTCGTCCCGTTTCACCCAGGTTCAGGCATGTTACCTTGCTACTGTGCGCTTGAATATCATCTGTATGGAGCAACAAAGAGCAGAGCAGTTTAGTTACGACGGGCCT from Anopheles aquasalis chromosome Y, idAnoAquaMG_Q_19, whole genome shotgun sequence harbors:
- the LOC126579838 gene encoding katanin p80 WD40 repeat-containing subunit B1 codes for the protein MLPSVIYDIQAHSSKVTCLNLGETGRVLVTGGQDRNIKLWAFSSKQCSMTLQGHNSSIECVKFAYSDDFVFSADDTGVIKLWNLNVGESTSLYGHMKSVRTLDVYPMNDNYAVSGSNDTTIRLWDIREKQCVKRYRGHMSHVNSVKFSPDGLWIASAGHEGSVIIWDIRMSSKFREFSERPTHATFVQYHPSDLLMAAGRHDGTVDLYDLEQFKLLTRTMPTSAATPASSNGQPVRCVTFDESGKVLFVGTAAGITAIGWEPDQEFDRIELNAGDPAAPWQLGDMHNAGQELLYGTYEGGVVAIHAVPFSRLGALRVAPSNTNQTFTYNHSSRKSFNRGSGKLRLSIGVDRMGTASGSGSDGNTAGSATANLTGFDECSGSNGASGGGRMSPNLSIEIIDEEDVPAFATSATASDQRSSQVVLGEAVRMRRPSPATSTTSLDTVGVPSTVGPSSSTALDYVPQNNGGLLKPHKEDFPVTAAQPPDYAPKGAVGGSGMQSASATIGNAGSGTGRATTSGRGRQDGTTSSNSIRSSLAEQRRLAMSSRSTSNHGQISSALPHSKSTLELYPGLEPVTFRKPISRGYSPIRSNHHPPSQSAGYYQQGGSGNSGSSSSSNKMHRSDSAQISSGRQYGTDRHQRSNGAASSHNGNIKVEIVTKPVVRSKTSLDMRHGHERSTNNFHGGPRQPSVVMHSSSASSMPTNGGGHLIKGLSESHPLHENGNGFGDGIGIGSWSATGATDEFELKVLHHEHHTIMQTLKNRNALLVAIRRYTSEGNVIGALKAAVQIPDNQILVDLLGAMLEKTFQWTLDMCVLLLPKLYDMLQSEVKFHCARACDTLRDILPNFLPVIRENTDPLGACTIGVDVSREERQKKCLECKRWLLIIRSLPENLVVVSSFPQLQNMLVDI